A genome region from Clostridium sp. JN-9 includes the following:
- the yhbY gene encoding ribosome assembly RNA-binding protein YhbY, translated as MITSKQRSYLRSMANNMESIFNIGKAGIEKNFLKQIDEALESRELIKISILNNCDYDAREASDAICEELHCEGIQTIGNKVVLYRKSTKKPKIELP; from the coding sequence ATGATTACAAGTAAACAAAGAAGCTATTTAAGATCCATGGCCAATAATATGGAGTCAATATTTAACATTGGTAAAGCAGGTATAGAAAAAAACTTTTTAAAGCAGATTGATGAAGCATTAGAATCAAGAGAGCTAATCAAAATATCTATTTTAAATAATTGTGACTATGATGCAAGAGAGGCATCTGATGCTATATGTGAAGAATTACATTGTGAAGGCATTCAGACTATTGGAAATAAGGTAGTCCTATATAGGAAATCTACCAAAAAGCCAAAAATAGAATTACCATAA
- the nadD gene encoding nicotinate-nucleotide adenylyltransferase, producing MIKKAIFGGTFDPIHNGHLHVAFKALYNLNLEEIIFMPSGNPPHKIGRKITDSSIRYELIKMAIREEKRFAISDYEINNKQLSYTYKTLAYYKEKEPNTEWYFLTGSDCLMELDTWKSVDKIFSLCKFVVFNRPGYKIQDFLAQKHRVEKQYNSKVLYLDMPVLDISSTSIKEAIRNHENISYLMPAGVYNTILQLGLYND from the coding sequence ATGATTAAAAAGGCTATTTTTGGTGGAACTTTTGATCCAATTCACAATGGGCATCTTCATGTTGCTTTTAAGGCTTTATACAATTTAAACCTGGAAGAGATAATTTTTATGCCAAGCGGGAATCCTCCTCACAAAATTGGCAGGAAAATAACAGACAGTTCCATTAGATATGAATTAATTAAAATGGCAATAAGAGAGGAAAAAAGATTTGCAATTAGTGATTACGAAATAAATAATAAACAATTAAGCTATACATATAAGACTTTGGCATATTATAAAGAAAAAGAGCCCAATACTGAATGGTACTTTTTAACCGGGTCTGACTGCTTAATGGAATTAGATACATGGAAAAGTGTAGATAAGATATTTTCTCTTTGCAAATTTGTTGTTTTTAATAGGCCGGGGTATAAAATACAAGATTTCCTGGCTCAGAAGCACAGAGTTGAAAAACAGTATAATTCTAAAGTCTTATACCTGGATATGCCTGTACTGGATATCTCTTCTACAAGTATAAAAGAAGCAATAAGAAATCATGAAAATATAAGCTATCTTATGCCGGCGGGTGTGTATAACACCATATTACAATTGGGATTGTATAATGATTAA
- the yqeK gene encoding bis(5'-nucleosyl)-tetraphosphatase (symmetrical) YqeK: MWNEDEIIKYLEKNLNNHRYIHSLNVSKTAMKLAELNGADVNKAKIAGLIHDCAKKLSDQELLDIFKSSNIKVDAVSMNSPQLLHGWAAAIIAKGTMGIDDYEILSAVKYHTTGKKDMSLLEKIIYIADYIEPGRDFPGVDELRKITFENLDEGLLMAFNSTIKYVIEKNQLIHLDTIEGRNFLLINKK; encoded by the coding sequence ATGTGGAATGAAGACGAAATAATTAAATATTTAGAAAAAAATTTAAATAATCATAGATATATACACAGTCTGAATGTAAGTAAAACAGCCATGAAGTTAGCAGAACTTAATGGTGCTGATGTTAATAAAGCTAAAATTGCGGGTTTAATTCATGACTGTGCAAAAAAACTATCTGACCAAGAATTATTAGATATATTTAAGAGCAGTAATATAAAAGTAGATGCAGTTTCCATGAATAGTCCTCAGCTGCTTCACGGCTGGGCTGCTGCTATAATTGCAAAAGGGACTATGGGTATTGATGATTATGAAATTCTCAGTGCAGTTAAATACCATACTACTGGTAAAAAAGATATGAGTCTCCTTGAAAAAATTATATACATTGCTGATTATATAGAACCAGGCAGAGATTTTCCAGGAGTTGATGAACTTAGAAAAATTACTTTTGAAAATTTAGATGAAGGACTCCTTATGGCTTTTAACTCAACTATAAAATATGTCATTGAAAAAAATCAGCTTATTCATTTAGATACAATAGAGGGAAGAAACTTTTTATTAATAAATAAAAAATAG